One stretch of Qipengyuania gelatinilytica DNA includes these proteins:
- the dxr gene encoding 1-deoxy-D-xylulose-5-phosphate reductoisomerase, whose translation MTRSITVLGATGSVGASTLDLIRRNRGEWRVEALTAHSNVTDLAKLAREFGAKVAVIADEAHLDDLRQALSGSDIEAAAGRAALCEAASRPVDIVMAAIVGCAGLGPVMAAIEQGATVALANKEALVSAGEVMTEAVKRHKATLLPVDSEHNAIFQCLQGGKLSEVRTITLTASGGPLRTWPQEQLDTVTPAQAIAHPNWDMGAKISVDSATMFNKGLELIEAHHLFPVGLDKIRIVVHPQSVIHSMVEYRDGSTLAQLGPSDMRVPIASCLAWPARMDTPMDPLDLAEIGELTFFKPDEDRFPATRLAREAAQAGGAAPATLNAANEVAVASFLAGNIPFSRIALLVERVLTEKELPAAPRTLEEVLRVDEDARMRASAMMEQA comes from the coding sequence GTGACCCGTTCGATAACCGTCCTTGGCGCGACCGGATCGGTAGGAGCCTCGACGCTCGACCTCATCCGGCGCAACCGGGGTGAATGGCGCGTCGAAGCACTGACTGCGCATTCGAATGTAACTGACCTGGCGAAGCTGGCCCGCGAATTCGGTGCCAAGGTCGCCGTGATCGCCGACGAAGCGCACCTCGATGATTTGCGCCAGGCGCTCTCCGGATCGGACATCGAGGCTGCGGCCGGCCGCGCGGCGCTGTGCGAAGCGGCATCGCGGCCCGTCGATATCGTGATGGCAGCCATTGTCGGCTGCGCGGGGCTCGGCCCGGTCATGGCGGCGATCGAGCAGGGCGCGACCGTCGCGCTCGCCAATAAGGAAGCGCTGGTCTCCGCAGGCGAGGTCATGACCGAGGCGGTAAAGCGTCACAAGGCCACGCTCCTTCCCGTCGACAGCGAACATAATGCGATCTTCCAATGCCTGCAGGGCGGCAAACTGTCCGAGGTCCGCACGATCACTCTCACGGCCAGCGGCGGCCCCTTGCGCACCTGGCCGCAGGAGCAGCTCGACACGGTGACGCCTGCACAGGCGATCGCGCATCCCAACTGGGACATGGGCGCGAAGATCAGCGTCGACAGCGCGACCATGTTCAACAAGGGCCTCGAACTGATCGAGGCGCATCACCTGTTTCCCGTCGGCCTCGACAAGATCCGCATCGTGGTTCACCCGCAAAGCGTGATCCACTCGATGGTCGAGTATCGCGATGGCTCGACGCTCGCGCAGCTCGGTCCGTCCGATATGCGCGTGCCGATCGCATCCTGCCTTGCATGGCCTGCGCGGATGGACACGCCGATGGACCCGCTCGACCTTGCGGAAATCGGCGAACTCACCTTCTTCAAGCCTGACGAAGACCGCTTTCCCGCCACCCGGCTCGCTCGCGAGGCGGCTCAGGCGGGCGGGGCGGCCCCGGCCACGCTCAATGCTGCAAACGAAGTTGCAGTGGCCTCATTCCTGGCAGGTAACATCCCGTTCAGCCGCATTGCGCTATTGGTTGAACGCGTCCTCACGGAAAAAGAGCTTCCGGCTGCGCCGCGGACCCTCGAAGAGGTCCTGCGCGTTGACGAGGATGCGCGGATGCGCGCAAGCGCCATGATGGAGCAAGCCTGA
- a CDS encoding GFA family protein, which produces MIEAGKSLAGGCHCGTVRFRLTVPENAVVRRCNCSICAMKGVVMLDVPMTSLDITQGEEALTLYTFGSGQAKHRFCSKCGIHTFHQLRSEPDHYGVNMACVDGISIYEIPEVPVFNGQRHPGDGNAYEYAGVLRFEPTDY; this is translated from the coding sequence GTGATCGAGGCTGGAAAATCGCTTGCGGGAGGCTGTCACTGCGGGACCGTCCGCTTCCGCCTGACCGTGCCGGAAAACGCGGTCGTCCGGCGCTGCAATTGTTCGATCTGCGCGATGAAGGGCGTCGTCATGCTCGACGTTCCCATGACATCGCTGGACATAACGCAGGGCGAAGAGGCGCTGACACTTTACACTTTCGGAAGCGGGCAGGCGAAACATCGCTTCTGCTCGAAATGCGGCATCCACACCTTCCACCAGTTGCGATCGGAACCCGACCATTACGGCGTGAACATGGCCTGCGTGGACGGCATCTCGATCTACGAAATCCCGGAAGTACCGGTGTTCAACGGCCAGCGGCATCCCGGCGACGGCAACGCCTATGAATATGCGGGCGTGCTGCGTTTCGAACCGACGGACTATTGA
- the bamA gene encoding outer membrane protein assembly factor BamA, whose translation MTGIATSASEAKLRSKRVMAGLLAGTVLGALPVTAMAQETGADATAEGQGAAQAGQPTSLQQQDVVRTIAVAGAQRLEPQTILSYIRLRPGDPYTQAAGDQVLKDLYATELFSNVSVVNEGGNVVISVVENPVINRILLEGNERIKADKILPEIRLAPRQIYTRSKVRADVSRIIELYKRQGRFAATVEPQLVQLSQNRVDIVFEINEGPKSKVRQINIIGNEQFSDGDLKGEMVTKEARLLTFLSSNTSYDPDRLAFDQQQLRTFYLTQGYADFRVVSAVAELTPDKEDFIITYVVEEGERYKFGEVKVESELRDFDSDSMTQRLPMQTGDWYDAQRVEDTVEQLTDLAGTFGYAFADVRPEFRRNPDDLTMDVTFSLREAPRVYVERIDVNGNTLTQDKVVRREFRVAEGDAFNSLAIKRSEARIKSLGFFQENFEISQVEGSAPDRIILEANIEEQPTGELQLSAGFSSIEQFILAGSIRQRNFRGRGQTIGLSLNYSRYSKSANVSFSEPYVFDRNVSMGADIYHREFDNERFTFASNRYKQATTGFQMRAGVPLTEYMALIGSYTFNYEDITVGSNFFSDTNGDGIEECVGSRFVCEAVGQRTSSIVGLTLNYDSLDSRLRPTRGERISVTTEFAGLGGDVRYARMRAQMGKWFPLGSGFIFSLNAEGGWIHALKDNPNPGFDDVRLTDRFFLGESQFRGFDIRGLGPRVVRLRYQDLDSDPTTPRTLQTIEEFRAIDNNQFDDALGGRAYYLGRAELEIPLGSGAREMGLRPSIWADVGSLFAIDRPILADFPNSFQQTQFGRAVFFGPLYDADGNPVIDNNGTPDDPSDDFPTTGNTFDAVDADGNPNDVVLDPNGFYKEVLLGDSPSPRITVGIGVNWNSPFGPFRIDLSHAIKTQPGDDTKTLSFNVGTQF comes from the coding sequence ATGACTGGAATTGCGACTTCCGCAAGCGAAGCGAAACTGCGCAGCAAGCGCGTGATGGCCGGCCTCCTGGCAGGCACCGTTCTGGGCGCACTGCCGGTGACGGCGATGGCGCAGGAAACCGGCGCCGATGCGACCGCCGAAGGGCAGGGCGCGGCGCAGGCTGGACAGCCCACTTCGCTCCAGCAGCAGGATGTCGTGCGGACCATTGCAGTGGCAGGTGCCCAGCGCCTCGAGCCGCAGACCATCCTGTCGTACATCCGCCTTCGTCCCGGCGATCCCTACACCCAGGCCGCCGGTGACCAGGTCCTCAAGGACCTCTACGCGACCGAGCTGTTCTCGAACGTCAGCGTCGTGAACGAAGGCGGCAATGTCGTCATCTCGGTGGTCGAGAACCCGGTCATCAACCGCATCCTCCTGGAAGGTAACGAGCGTATCAAGGCGGACAAGATCCTGCCGGAAATCCGCCTCGCCCCGCGCCAGATCTATACCCGTTCGAAGGTGCGCGCCGACGTGTCGCGCATCATCGAGCTCTACAAGCGGCAGGGCCGTTTCGCCGCAACGGTCGAACCCCAGCTTGTCCAGCTCAGCCAGAACCGCGTGGATATCGTCTTCGAAATCAACGAAGGTCCCAAGTCCAAGGTTCGCCAGATCAACATCATCGGTAACGAGCAGTTCTCCGATGGCGATCTGAAGGGCGAGATGGTCACGAAGGAAGCGCGCCTGCTGACCTTCCTCAGCTCGAACACCAGCTACGACCCCGATCGCCTGGCCTTCGACCAGCAGCAGCTGCGTACTTTCTACCTGACGCAGGGCTATGCCGATTTCCGTGTCGTGTCCGCCGTGGCCGAGCTCACGCCCGACAAGGAAGACTTCATCATCACCTATGTGGTGGAAGAGGGCGAGCGCTATAAGTTCGGCGAGGTGAAGGTCGAAAGCGAACTGCGCGACTTCGATAGCGACTCCATGACGCAGCGCCTGCCGATGCAGACCGGCGACTGGTACGATGCACAGCGTGTCGAAGACACGGTCGAACAGCTGACCGACCTTGCCGGTACCTTCGGCTATGCCTTTGCCGATGTCCGTCCGGAGTTCCGCCGCAATCCCGACGACCTGACGATGGACGTTACATTTTCCCTGCGCGAAGCACCGCGCGTCTATGTCGAGCGTATCGACGTGAACGGCAATACGCTGACGCAGGACAAGGTCGTGCGCCGCGAATTCCGTGTGGCGGAAGGCGATGCCTTCAACAGCCTCGCGATCAAGCGTTCGGAAGCACGCATCAAGTCGCTCGGCTTCTTCCAGGAAAACTTCGAGATCTCGCAGGTCGAAGGCAGCGCGCCCGACCGCATCATCCTCGAGGCGAATATCGAGGAGCAGCCGACGGGCGAACTCCAGCTCTCGGCAGGTTTCTCGTCGATCGAACAGTTCATCCTCGCCGGCTCGATCCGCCAGCGCAACTTCCGCGGTCGCGGCCAGACCATCGGTCTCAGCCTGAACTATTCGCGTTATTCGAAGTCGGCCAACGTCAGCTTTTCCGAGCCTTACGTCTTCGACCGCAACGTCTCAATGGGCGCGGATATCTACCACCGCGAATTCGACAACGAGCGCTTCACCTTCGCCAGCAACCGTTACAAGCAGGCGACGACCGGCTTCCAGATGCGCGCCGGCGTTCCGCTGACCGAATACATGGCGCTGATCGGCAGCTACACCTTCAACTACGAAGACATCACCGTCGGTTCGAACTTCTTCAGCGACACCAATGGAGACGGCATCGAGGAATGCGTCGGCTCGCGCTTCGTTTGCGAAGCGGTCGGCCAGCGTACTTCGTCGATCGTCGGCCTGACGCTGAACTACGATTCGCTCGACAGCCGCCTCCGCCCGACGCGCGGCGAGCGTATCTCGGTCACGACCGAATTCGCGGGTCTCGGCGGCGACGTGAGATATGCCAGAATGCGTGCGCAGATGGGCAAGTGGTTCCCGCTCGGCAGCGGCTTCATCTTCTCGCTCAATGCTGAAGGCGGCTGGATCCATGCGCTCAAGGACAATCCCAACCCGGGCTTCGACGACGTTCGCCTGACCGACCGGTTCTTCCTCGGCGAATCGCAGTTCCGCGGCTTCGACATTCGCGGCCTCGGCCCGCGCGTCGTCCGCCTGCGCTACCAGGATCTCGACAGCGATCCGACCACGCCACGCACGCTGCAGACGATCGAGGAATTCCGCGCGATCGACAACAACCAGTTCGACGATGCACTTGGCGGCCGTGCCTACTATCTCGGCCGTGCGGAGCTCGAAATCCCGCTCGGTTCGGGTGCGCGTGAAATGGGCCTGCGCCCGTCGATCTGGGCTGATGTCGGCTCGCTCTTCGCGATCGACCGCCCGATCCTCGCCGACTTCCCGAACAGCTTCCAGCAGACGCAGTTCGGACGGGCGGTCTTCTTCGGCCCGCTCTACGATGCGGACGGCAACCCGGTCATCGACAATAACGGCACGCCCGACGATCCGAGCGACGATTTCCCGACCACGGGCAATACGTTCGATGCAGTCGATGCCGACGGTAATCCGAACGACGTCGTGCTCGACCCCAACGGCTTCTATAAGGAAGTCCTGCTCGGCGACAGCCCGAGCCCCCGTATCACCGTGGGTATCGGTGTGAACTGGAACTCGCCCTTCGGTCCGTTCAGGATCGATCTATCGCATGCCATTAAAACGCAGCCGGGTGACGACACCAAAACCCTTTCCTTCAACGTAGGAACGCAATTCTAA
- the uppS gene encoding polyprenyl diphosphate synthase has translation MADSPDKTARHVAIIMDGNGRWAKRKHLPRVMGHRKGVEAVRELVRSLKDTSIECLTLYAFSSENWKRPEDEVDDLMNLMRKFIKSDLPEFIANDVKLKILGDWQSLAPDIVEMLEDALAQTAKGSRTLAVALNYGAHAEITAAARAAAAQGEITEETLAANLYSADLPPLDLLIRTSGEVRLSNFLLWQVAYAEMIFTDVLWPDFTPAHLHDALEQFAGRERRFGGR, from the coding sequence ATGGCTGACAGCCCCGACAAGACCGCCCGCCACGTGGCCATCATCATGGATGGCAACGGACGCTGGGCCAAGCGCAAGCACCTGCCGCGCGTCATGGGGCACCGCAAGGGCGTGGAGGCTGTGCGCGAACTGGTGCGCAGCCTCAAGGACACCTCGATCGAGTGCCTGACGCTCTACGCCTTCAGTAGCGAGAACTGGAAGCGGCCAGAGGACGAGGTCGACGACCTGATGAATTTGATGCGCAAGTTCATCAAATCGGACCTGCCTGAATTCATCGCCAATGATGTGAAGCTGAAGATTCTTGGCGACTGGCAATCGCTTGCGCCGGATATCGTCGAAATGCTCGAGGATGCGCTGGCGCAAACCGCCAAGGGTTCGCGCACGTTGGCCGTTGCGCTGAACTATGGCGCGCATGCCGAGATTACTGCAGCGGCACGCGCTGCCGCGGCTCAGGGCGAGATTACCGAAGAGACGCTTGCTGCCAATCTCTACAGCGCCGACCTGCCGCCGCTCGACCTGCTGATCCGCACCAGCGGCGAGGTCCGGCTGTCCAATTTTCTCTTGTGGCAGGTCGCATATGCGGAAATGATCTTCACCGACGTGTTGTGGCCCGACTTCACGCCAGCGCACCTCCATGATGCGCTAGAACAGTTTGCGGGCCGGGAGAGGCGATTTGGTGGCAGGTGA
- a CDS encoding Leu/Phe/Val dehydrogenase has product MTAFWTEADYDDHELVQLVRDAKSGLTAIIALHSTHLGPGAGGTRFWHYAEPGDAMRDALRLSRGMSYKNAMAGLPMGGGKAVILADADKTKTPEMLAAFADAVDALGGQYVTAEDVGISEADMAAVAERTQYVSGLPVDGENAAGGDPGPFTALGIFHGIKAAVKHKLGKDSMEGVHVAIQGTGSVGGGVARLLAKEGAKLTLADIHEDRCEALASEIGADTVASDAVMSVACDVFSPNALGAILDDEGIARLDCKIVAGGANNQLKRPEHGPMLAKRGILYAPDYVINAGGIISVTLEYLCRNNGAPCDINEVRKRIALIPGRLEQIWQESDASGNSPDQVADKMAQELIGR; this is encoded by the coding sequence ATGACTGCATTCTGGACCGAAGCGGACTATGACGATCACGAGCTGGTACAGCTTGTGCGCGACGCGAAGAGCGGCCTGACTGCGATTATCGCACTCCATTCGACCCATCTCGGCCCCGGCGCGGGCGGAACCCGGTTCTGGCACTATGCAGAACCCGGCGATGCGATGCGCGATGCGCTGCGTCTGTCGCGCGGCATGAGCTACAAGAACGCGATGGCCGGCCTGCCCATGGGTGGCGGCAAGGCCGTGATCCTGGCCGATGCCGACAAAACCAAGACCCCTGAAATGCTCGCGGCATTTGCCGACGCGGTCGACGCTCTGGGCGGACAATATGTCACCGCCGAAGATGTCGGTATTTCCGAAGCGGACATGGCTGCGGTTGCCGAGCGAACGCAGTATGTATCCGGCCTTCCGGTCGACGGCGAAAACGCAGCTGGCGGCGATCCGGGTCCTTTCACCGCACTCGGCATCTTCCACGGCATCAAGGCCGCAGTGAAGCACAAGCTCGGCAAGGACAGCATGGAAGGCGTCCATGTCGCCATCCAGGGCACCGGCAGCGTTGGCGGCGGTGTCGCCCGACTGCTCGCCAAGGAAGGCGCGAAGCTGACGCTGGCCGACATCCACGAAGACCGTTGCGAGGCACTGGCCAGTGAAATCGGCGCCGACACAGTTGCGTCCGATGCTGTCATGTCGGTCGCTTGCGACGTCTTCTCGCCCAATGCCCTTGGCGCGATCCTCGATGACGAAGGCATTGCCCGTCTCGACTGCAAGATCGTGGCCGGCGGTGCGAACAACCAGCTGAAGCGTCCCGAGCACGGTCCCATGCTGGCCAAGCGGGGCATCCTCTACGCGCCGGATTATGTCATCAATGCCGGCGGCATCATCTCGGTCACGCTCGAATACCTGTGCCGCAACAACGGCGCGCCCTGTGACATCAACGAAGTTCGCAAGCGGATTGCGCTGATTCCGGGCCGGCTCGAACAGATCTGGCAGGAAAGCGATGCGAGCGGCAATTCGCCCGACCAGGTGGCAGACAAGATGGCGCAGGAACTGATCGGACGCTGA
- the rseP gene encoding RIP metalloprotease RseP: protein MYLIGFPLLLGPLVTLHELGHYLVGRWFGVKAEAFSVGFGKELLGWTDKRGTRWKLCALPLGGYVQFKGDMDPASIPHPDQIEKASAEERDGSFHHASLWKRALIVFAGPAANILITLAIFASFFALYGKPVAEDPNQTNIVRSFAEESVARDAGLREGDRIVAIDGEQVVEFQDIQDRVLMYPGRTIEMQVERGNETLEIPVTIGDVTETDRFGNESRIGRIGVYSNGLAFEDVGIIESMGLAVTQTGKLVDMMVTGIKQIIVGDRSVKELGGPVTIGKFAGEQLSLGPLAFINFAALISLNLAFINLLPIPALDGGHLAFYAAEAIRRKPLGPRSTEVAYRAGVALVLALMVFVTFIDIAKLPFFGN from the coding sequence ATGTATCTCATCGGTTTCCCGCTTTTGCTGGGACCGTTGGTTACCCTGCACGAGCTGGGTCACTATCTTGTCGGACGCTGGTTCGGAGTGAAGGCGGAAGCGTTCTCCGTCGGTTTCGGCAAGGAATTGCTCGGCTGGACCGACAAGCGAGGCACGCGCTGGAAGCTGTGCGCGCTGCCGTTGGGTGGATACGTCCAGTTCAAGGGCGACATGGACCCTGCCAGCATCCCGCATCCCGACCAGATCGAGAAAGCCAGCGCGGAAGAACGTGACGGGAGCTTCCACCACGCCTCCCTGTGGAAGCGTGCGCTCATCGTTTTCGCAGGTCCTGCCGCCAATATCCTGATTACGCTGGCGATCTTTGCCAGTTTCTTCGCGCTTTACGGCAAGCCGGTGGCCGAAGACCCCAACCAGACAAATATCGTCCGCAGCTTTGCCGAGGAATCGGTGGCACGCGACGCGGGCCTTCGCGAAGGCGACCGTATCGTTGCGATCGACGGCGAACAGGTGGTCGAGTTCCAGGACATCCAGGACCGGGTCCTGATGTATCCGGGCCGTACGATCGAAATGCAGGTCGAGCGCGGAAACGAAACCCTCGAAATCCCGGTCACCATCGGCGATGTGACCGAGACCGACCGCTTCGGCAATGAATCGCGCATCGGTCGCATCGGTGTCTACTCGAACGGGCTGGCTTTCGAGGATGTGGGGATCATCGAATCCATGGGCCTCGCTGTCACCCAGACCGGCAAGCTGGTCGACATGATGGTGACAGGGATCAAGCAAATCATCGTCGGCGATCGCTCGGTGAAAGAGCTGGGAGGACCGGTCACGATCGGCAAGTTTGCAGGCGAACAACTGAGCCTCGGACCGCTTGCTTTCATCAACTTTGCAGCGCTGATCTCGCTTAACTTGGCATTCATCAACCTCCTGCCAATCCCGGCACTCGACGGCGGGCACCTGGCTTTCTACGCGGCAGAAGCAATCCGCCGGAAGCCCTTGGGACCCCGCTCGACGGAGGTGGCCTACAGGGCCGGCGTAGCCCTCGTGCTTGCGCTGATGGTTTTCGTCACCTTCATCGACATCGCCAAACTTCCCTTCTTCGGGAATTAG
- the fabZ gene encoding 3-hydroxyacyl-ACP dehydratase FabZ produces the protein MSDTGFDVVEVLKRLPHRYPLLLVDRVAELVPDERIHAVKAVSFNEDFFQGHFPGAPIMPGVLQIEALAQAAGVLAVESLGLAGSGKLVYFMAIENAKFRAPVTPGVLLDLKASFVQKRARVCKFAGEASVDGKVTCEVSFTAMIADAPE, from the coding sequence ATGAGCGATACCGGTTTCGACGTCGTCGAGGTGCTCAAGCGCCTTCCGCACCGCTATCCCCTGCTGCTCGTCGACCGTGTGGCCGAGCTCGTCCCCGACGAGCGCATCCACGCGGTAAAGGCAGTCAGCTTCAACGAAGACTTCTTCCAGGGTCATTTCCCTGGTGCGCCGATCATGCCCGGCGTCCTTCAGATCGAGGCGCTGGCACAGGCTGCAGGCGTGCTCGCGGTTGAAAGCCTCGGCCTCGCCGGATCGGGCAAGCTCGTCTATTTCATGGCGATCGAAAACGCGAAGTTCCGCGCTCCCGTGACGCCGGGCGTCTTGCTCGACCTCAAGGCCAGCTTCGTCCAGAAACGCGCCCGCGTCTGCAAGTTTGCAGGCGAGGCCAGCGTCGATGGCAAGGTCACCTGCGAAGTCAGCTTCACCGCCATGATCGCCGACGCTCCCGAATAA
- a CDS encoding prolyl hydroxylase family protein, translating into MNAPGESSAEWLLSRPGVQRIPSDKLELFQMRDFLGQDLREQIIALIEKDRRPSTLADAGDDHYFRTSETCDLDAGEPAVRELEAMLTALNGIDPAYGEPLQGQRYDVGQEFKPHCDYFNRGGQDWEKYCSVAGQRTWTFMIYLNEVEAGGATRFKAVKKTFQPEAGKLVCWNNMRPDGRENPNTIHHGMKVRKGVKYVITKWYREKEWGW; encoded by the coding sequence ATGAATGCCCCGGGCGAATCCTCTGCCGAATGGCTGCTGTCGAGACCCGGCGTGCAGCGTATCCCGAGCGACAAGCTCGAGCTGTTCCAGATGCGCGATTTTCTCGGGCAGGACCTGCGCGAACAGATCATCGCGCTGATCGAAAAGGACCGCCGGCCATCCACCCTCGCCGATGCAGGCGATGATCACTACTTCCGCACCAGCGAGACCTGCGATCTCGATGCCGGGGAACCGGCTGTCCGCGAGCTGGAGGCGATGCTCACTGCGCTGAACGGTATCGACCCGGCCTATGGCGAACCGCTGCAGGGCCAGCGCTATGACGTCGGGCAGGAATTCAAGCCGCATTGCGACTATTTCAATCGCGGCGGTCAGGATTGGGAGAAATACTGCTCGGTCGCCGGGCAGCGCACCTGGACCTTCATGATCTACCTCAACGAGGTCGAGGCTGGCGGGGCAACGCGGTTCAAGGCGGTTAAAAAGACCTTCCAGCCGGAAGCCGGCAAGCTGGTCTGCTGGAACAACATGCGGCCCGACGGGCGGGAGAACCCCAATACCATCCATCACGGGATGAAGGTTCGCAAGGGCGTCAAATATGTGATTACCAAATGGTATCGCGAGAAGGAGTGGGGCTGGTGA
- a CDS encoding OmpH family outer membrane protein, producing the protein MKLLTKTLAAASLAGAALAATPAAAQVSGNIAVANAPATIAFSNALNTAYQQISTTYAADITSLQQKSQQRQALVQPFDTDGDGQLNQTELQAYQGTTQAQQVQALDQELGQLSNRLDAARVYAVEQVLNQYGTALEAVITQNNIVAVLSPDSLVWSNQAANINQKVLDSMNAAPVAVQITPPQGWQPSQQAVAAFQQVQQIRLIAAARQQQAQQQQAQQQPAQPSGR; encoded by the coding sequence ATGAAACTTCTCACCAAGACCCTTGCCGCTGCGAGCCTCGCCGGTGCGGCCCTTGCCGCTACCCCCGCCGCTGCGCAGGTTTCGGGTAACATCGCCGTTGCCAATGCCCCGGCTACGATCGCCTTCAGCAACGCGCTGAACACCGCGTACCAGCAGATCAGCACTACCTACGCAGCGGACATCACCTCGCTCCAGCAGAAGAGCCAGCAGCGCCAGGCGCTGGTGCAGCCGTTCGACACCGACGGTGACGGCCAGCTCAACCAGACCGAGTTGCAGGCCTACCAGGGTACGACCCAGGCGCAGCAGGTCCAAGCGCTCGACCAGGAACTCGGCCAGCTTTCGAACCGTCTCGACGCAGCTCGCGTCTACGCGGTCGAGCAGGTCCTCAACCAGTACGGCACCGCTCTCGAAGCGGTGATTACCCAGAACAACATCGTGGCGGTCCTTTCGCCTGATTCGCTGGTCTGGTCGAACCAGGCTGCGAACATCAATCAGAAGGTTCTCGATTCGATGAACGCCGCGCCGGTTGCGGTCCAGATTACTCCTCCGCAGGGCTGGCAGCCGTCGCAGCAGGCAGTTGCCGCGTTCCAGCAGGTCCAGCAGATCCGCCTGATTGCCGCCGCCCGCCAGCAGCAGGCGCAGCAGCAGCAGGCACAGCAGCAGCCGGCCCAGCCGAGCGGCCGCTAA
- a CDS encoding TraR/DksA family transcriptional regulator: MDQFKKIRTQLENRLADLLERAEVIEDDLRHPLDADSSEQAVDLADDEALEGVDEVLRKEISQIRMALQRIENGTYGTCVTCGKDIAKARLEARPIATRCIDCAA, from the coding sequence ATGGACCAGTTCAAGAAAATCCGGACGCAGTTGGAGAACCGGCTCGCAGACCTTCTTGAGAGGGCCGAAGTGATCGAGGACGACCTGCGCCATCCGCTCGACGCCGATTCGAGCGAGCAGGCAGTGGACCTAGCCGATGACGAGGCGCTGGAGGGCGTGGACGAAGTACTGCGCAAGGAAATCTCGCAGATCCGCATGGCGCTGCAGAGGATCGAGAATGGCACCTACGGGACCTGTGTAACCTGCGGCAAGGACATCGCCAAAGCCCGCCTCGAAGCACGCCCGATCGCCACCCGCTGCATCGACTGCGCTGCCTGA
- the rpmE gene encoding 50S ribosomal protein L31: MKAEGHPDYHMITVKMTDGTEFQTRSTWGSEGDTLTLDIDPTSHPAWTGGKQQLQEGGRVAAFNKRFGGLTLKK, translated from the coding sequence ATGAAGGCCGAAGGTCACCCCGATTACCACATGATCACGGTCAAGATGACCGATGGTACCGAATTCCAGACGCGCTCGACCTGGGGCAGCGAAGGCGACACGCTGACGCTCGACATCGACCCCACCAGCCACCCGGCATGGACCGGCGGCAAGCAGCAGCTTCAGGAAGGCGGCCGCGTTGCAGCCTTCAACAAGCGCTTCGGCGGGCTCACGCTCAAGAAGTAA
- a CDS encoding phosphatidate cytidylyltransferase produces MAGEAPAKGKNVDLPIRLLSAAVMLAVAVAALMAGDPWLDLFIAAVVIATLVEFILLVLKATASPVARFVAIAAGTAYIVLAGLILVQLQPGMIVGVVGTVIAVDTFAYFFGRTLGGPKIAPSISPSKTWAGLLGGVVGASAWLATFIYFAARQISGPTTMGFEMGEIGTIVAIGALLAVAAQAGDFLESWLKRKAGVKDSSNLIPGHGGFFDRTDGMIPVVLIAGAFLGASL; encoded by the coding sequence GTGGCAGGTGAAGCTCCGGCGAAGGGCAAGAATGTCGATTTGCCCATCAGGTTGCTGTCTGCCGCAGTAATGCTTGCAGTCGCGGTTGCTGCGCTGATGGCGGGCGATCCGTGGCTCGACCTGTTTATCGCCGCTGTCGTCATTGCCACGCTCGTCGAGTTCATCCTGCTGGTCCTGAAAGCAACAGCAAGCCCGGTTGCGCGCTTCGTAGCGATTGCGGCGGGCACAGCCTATATCGTGCTTGCGGGCCTGATCCTCGTGCAATTGCAACCCGGAATGATCGTGGGCGTGGTCGGCACGGTGATCGCTGTCGACACTTTCGCCTACTTCTTCGGCCGTACGCTTGGCGGGCCGAAGATCGCGCCAAGCATCAGCCCGTCTAAGACCTGGGCCGGACTGCTCGGCGGCGTCGTCGGGGCAAGCGCATGGCTTGCCACATTTATCTATTTCGCAGCGCGGCAGATCAGCGGGCCCACCACAATGGGCTTCGAGATGGGCGAGATCGGCACGATCGTGGCAATCGGAGCGCTTCTCGCGGTTGCTGCGCAGGCAGGCGATTTCCTTGAAAGCTGGCTCAAGCGCAAAGCGGGAGTGAAGGACAGCTCGAATCTGATCCCGGGGCATGGCGGTTTCTTCGACCGGACCGACGGGATGATCCCGGTCGTGCTGATTGCCGGCGCATTTCTGGGTGCGAGCCTGTGA